In the genome of Hydractinia symbiolongicarpus strain clone_291-10 chromosome 5, HSymV2.1, whole genome shotgun sequence, one region contains:
- the LOC130644978 gene encoding PXMP2/4 family protein 3-like, with translation MLYTRMLHSIKRIHVFIYKNSKKLYTTSFKKYLVLTNATLTSTLFTASDFVEQKIFEQRKTTEVRRLIAFTSCGFLFGMYGHYWYRIMSKIPTVANFPNRQALLYQIMFSPLEYFSFYTFIGAVEGETVEEIKHEIKNKFLVTYALDWLIYYPFLYCNIRYVPLHLRVTIDNMFGFCWTVFLSYVKHHSAKDWTGYFYDVVANSKNWQSNRVFDLVSEIINT, from the coding sequence ATGTTGTACACCAGAATGCTTCATAGTATAAAGAGAATACATGTGTTTATCTACAAAAACTCCAAAAAGCTATACACAACttcgtttaaaaaatatttggtatTAACAAACGCTACGTTAACGTCCACACTATTCACCGCTAGTGATTTCGTTGAACAAAAAATATTCGAACAGAGAAAAACCACAGAAGTACGAAGATTAATTGCTTTCACGAGTTGTGGCTTTCTCTTTGGTATGTATGGCCATTATTGGTACCGCATAATGAGCAAAATCCCCACAGTTGCGAACTTTCCGAATAGGCAAGCTTTATTATACCAGATCATGTTTTCGCCATTGGAATATTTTTCGTTTTATACTTTTATCGGAGCTGTGGAAGGAGAGACtgttgaagaaataaaacatgaaattaaaaataaattcttggTCACATACGCCTTGGATTGGTTGATTTATTATCCGTTCTTATACTGCAACATTAGATACGTTCCACTGCATTTGCGTGTGACGATAGATAATATGTTTGGATTTTGTTGGACAGTGTTTCTGTCGTACGTCAAACATCATTCTGCGAAAGATTGGACGGGATATTTTTATGACGTCGTAGCGAATAGTAAAAATTGGCAAAGCAATCGAGTATTTGATCTTgttagtgaaataataaatacTTAA